CTCGCAAAAGGAAATGAAGATGAAAGTTTGGAAGATTTCAAAAAGAAACTTCAAAGCCTTGCCAATCTTTATATTGAAAAAAATCGAAAAGTAGTGAGTTTTTGGACAATGGGATTCAATCAACATCAAAGAGGTTCGTGGGTCAATGAGCAAAGTTATATGGTGCATATGCTTCTTGGCAAACAAAGCAAGCCTGGTAACGGAGCATTTTCGCTTACTGGACAACCAAGTGCGTGCGGAACTGCTCGAGAAGTAGGAACTTTTTCTCATCGTTTGCCTGCTGATATGGTGGTTGCCAATCCTAAACACCGAGAAATTGCAGAAAAAATTTGGAATTTGCCTAAGGGTACTATTAATCCAAAACCCGGATCTCCATATTTGACGATGATGAGGGATTTGGAAGATGGCAAGATAAAATGGCTTTGGGTGGCAGTAAATAATCCTTGGCAAAATACTGCAAATGCAAATCATTGGATAAAAGCTGCGCGTGAAATGGATAATTTTATTATCGTGAGTGATTGCTATCCAGGCATTAGTGCTAAAGTGGCTGATTTGATTTTACCTACGGCGATGATTTATGAAAAATGGGGTGCTTATGGAAATGCTGAGAGAAGAACACAGCATTGGAAACAGCAAGTTTTGCCTCAAGGAAATGCGATGAGCGATACTTGGCAGATAATGGAATTTTCTAAACGCTTCAAAATTAAAGATGTTTGGGACAAAGATTATGCAGATTTGGGTATGAAATCTGTTTTAGCAGAAGCTAAGGCAATGGGATATAGTCCTGAAGATTCTTTATTTGACATTCTTTTTGCAAATAAAAATGCTAAAAAATTTACCACAAAAGAAGAATTGCTCCAAAATGGAACGTTGAATTCAGAGGTTTTTGGTGATGAAAGGAATGTTCTTGGGAGCGATGGCAAGCCATTTAAGGGATATGGATTTTTTATTCAAAAATACCTTTGGGAAGAATATAGGAAGTTTGGAATCGGACACGGACACGATTTGGCAGAATTTGATGTTTATTACAAGGTTCGCGGCTTAAGATGGCCAGTTGTTGATGGCAAGGAAACCCAATGGAGATTTAATGCTAAGTATGATCCTTACGCTAGAAAATTCGGTGATGGCAAAGAATTTGCTTTTTATGGCCATAAAAATGCTTCCTTAGCTAAAGGGGATTTGTTTAAGGCATCTGAAGAAAAAGTTTCTATTCACAATAAGGCGAAAATATTTTTCCGTCCTTATATGGATCCTTGTGAAATGCCTGATAAAGAATATCCAATGTGGCTTGCTACAGGCAGGGTGCTTGAGCATTGGCATAGTGGAACAATGACGATGAGAGTTCCCGAGCTTTATCGTGCAGTGCCTGAAGCGTTGTGTTATATGCATCCTGATGATGCCACTAAAAACAACTTCAAACAAGATGAAGTGATTTGGGTGGAAAGCAGACGCGGAAAAGTAAAAGCAAGGATTGATACAAGGGGAAGAAATAGACCTCCTAAAGGTCTTGTTTATATCCCTTGGTTTGATGAAAATGTTTATATCAATAAAGTCTGCTTGGACGCAACTTGTCCGTTGTCTAAACAAACAGATTTTAAAAAATGCGCCGTAAAAGTTTATAAAGCTTAAGGGTTAAATATGGGCTTTGATGAAAGCAGACGCAGAAGCTTGCTCAAAATGACTCAAGCAGCAGGAATGCTTGCTGTGGGCGGTTTGATATGGAGCGCTTATATCTATGAAGCGAAAGCTACAAGTCTTTTGTTGCTTCCGCCTGGAGCTAAGCAAAAAGATGAGTTTCTTAAAAGTTGTATTAAATGCGGTATGTGTGTGGAGGCTTGCCCTTATTATACGCTTAAGCTTGCCAAGCCTTTGGATAATCTTCCTGTGGGAGTTCCTTATTTTACCCCTAGAGATATTCCTTGTTATATGTGTAAAGATGTTCCTTGTGTCAATGTATGCCCTAGTGGTGCATTGGATAAAGAGTTGCTTACAGATAATGGGCGTTTGGATGTCAATAAGTCTAGAATGGGAGTAGCCATTGTTGATACAAAAAATTGCATTGCGTATGCAGGTATCCAATGCGATGCGTGTTATCGGGCTTGTCCTTTGATTGATAAGGCTTTGTATCTTGAATACAAAAGAAACGATCGGACCGGCAAGCATTCCTTTTTGCTACCAATGGTGGATAATGATGTTTGCACAGGATGTGGAAAATGTGAGCGGGCGTGTGTCACTGAGATTGCTTCCATTACGGTCTTGCCTCGTGATGTTGTGCTTGGAAAAATGGGTACGAATTATATCAAGGGTTGGGATAAGCAGGATGAAAGCCGTTTAAAAGACGCTTCCACTCAAATAAACAAAACATCAAAAGATAAGGCAACTGATTATCTCAATAGCGGTGGAGATCTATGATGAAATATCGTTTTTTGATACTCAGACGGGTTGTTCAAGTGGGAATTTTAGTTTTATTTTTTGTAGGAAATTTTTCTTGGGTGAGTATTGCGGGCAAGAATTATGGAGTTTATCAGGGAGATACGAGTGTTTTTATTGAAGATTCTAGAAACCTTGCTGCAGGGGAGAGTAAAATTACAAATCGTGCAATGCATTTTTTTCAAGGCAATTTGAGCAGCTCTAAAATCTTTGGTGTTATTCCGATGAGTGATCCGCTTGCAGTAGCCCAGCTTTTTTTGGCAGGGGGCGCATTGGCTTTAGACATTTATATAGGGCTAATTGTTGTACTTGTAATTTATGGATTGTTTTTGGGTAGGGCTTATTGTGCTTATGTATGCCCTGTGAATTTGGTGGTTGATTTTGCAGCGTATTTAAGGAGAAAGTTTGGGTTGAATACTTTGGTTAAGCAAATTCATATTGGAAGAAATGCTAAATATGGGATTTTATTTTTGACCTTAGTGCTTTGTTTTATTTTTGGCATAGCTGTTTTTGAAATGATCAGTCCGATTTCAATGCTTCATCGAGGGATTGTTTTTGGAATGGGTGCGGGTTTTTTTGGAATACTGGCAGTGTTTTTATTTGATTTTTTGCTTTTAAAAAATGGTTTTTGCGGGCATATTTGTCCTTTGGGGGCAACTTTTAGTCTGATTGGGAAATACAGCATTTGGCGTGTGAAATATAATTTTGAAAAATGTACACAATGTATGCAGTGTGTGCAGATATGTCCTGAAAATCAGGTTTTGCATAATGTCGGCAGAAAGAGTGCTGTGATTGATGGAATGGCTTGCATTAAATGCGGCAGATGTATTGAGGTGTGCAATGATAATGCGCTCACTTATGGAATAGCTAACTTAATTAAAAGGAGACAAAATGAAGTTTAAAATATTGGGCTTAATAGTAATGGTTGGGTTGATGGCTGCTTGTTCATCAGAATCAGGTGGGATTGAAGATGAATCTTTGGGTCTTAGAAAAATTCCTGTCCAAGATGAAAAAGATGTCAAATTGAATGATTATCAATATAGCACTTCCCCTGCAGGCGAGAGTCAAAAGATTGAACGTTCTTATGAAAATGCTCCGCCCTTGATTCCTCATGATACTGATGGAATGCTTGATATTTCTCAAGACAATAATATGTGCTTGAGTTGTCACGCTCCTGATGTTGCTAAATCTGTTGGGGCAACTCCAGTGCCAAAATCCCATACTTATGACTTGAGAAATCATAAAGCGATTAAAGATGGGATAGCAGAAAGCCGTTATAATTGTACTCAGTGCCACGTGCCTCAAGCAAATGCAAAACCTTTGGTTAAAAATAGCTTTAAACCTGATTTTACAAGCGAGGGGGCAAAGTCCAAATCTAATTTGTTAGATGTAATCAATGAAGGTGTAAAATAAATGCCCTTCAAGCGTTTTTTTAAATCCAAGACTAAGGAATTGCCTGTTTTTTTGCCCTACCAAAGGGCATCAAATGATTTTTGCAACGAATGTTTTGGAGAATGCACAAGTGTTTGTAAAGAAGAGATTATTATCAAAAAAGTAGGCATTCCACCTTATTTAAACTTTAATACAAGCGGTTGTGTATTTTGTAAAAAATGCGCACAAGTCTGTTATGAGACTTATGGGGAAGAGAGCGTTTTAGATCCTTCTTTGGAAGATAAAATTCAAGCCTATGCTAGAATTGATGTATTGAGTTGTTTGGCTTATCATCAAGTGATTTGTTCCTCTTGCAGAGATCGATGTAAGGATGCAATAAAATTTAGCGGGATGTTTTACCCTGAGGTTTTGGAAACTTGTACAGGCTGTGGGCTTTGTGTGAGTGTATGCCCGAAAGATTCTATAAGTATTTTAGCTCGGGAGTAAAGATGAAGGGTTTATTTGTCTTATCAGTGTTATGTTTATTTCTGTTTTCAAAGGAATTTTTGCCTGATTTTATTTTGGAAAGCGATTCTAGTATTTCTTCTCTCAATCTTTATAAAGACAATATTTATATTCCTCAAAATGATGGTTCTGTGAGGGTTTATGATTTGGTGCGCAAAAAATTTGTACATCGTTTTGTTTTGCCTGAAGTGATTGATTTTTTTGGCGAAAAGAAAAAACCTAAAATTTATAACTCCGATACGCTTGATGGGCAGAATATATTGGTTTTGAGTGAAGGCGGCAATGGAGGTAGAGAATTGAGGATTTTGTCTCCTTCGCAAAATAAAGTTATTTTTGATGAGAAAGATAAACTTTCGATTTCTAAGGCTCTTTGGGTTGATGAAAATAGGATTTTATTAGGTTTTATGGGAAATGAAATTGCTTTATATGATTTGAAATCTCAAACTTTTGTGTATAAAATTCATCCAAGCACGGCTTCATTTTCTGATCTTATTTTGAGTGAAGACAAGAAATTTGCGTATTCTACTGCTGAATCGGGAGTTATTTATGTTATTGATACGTTGGCAGGGAAGATTATTAGTAAATTAGAAGGTGTAAATAAAGACAACAATTACCAGCTTGCAAGTGCTAAAAATATTGTTTTAAGTGCAGGGCAAGATAGAAAAATGGGCATTTATAAACTTGGAAAAGACACAGGTATAGGGGTAGAAGGAAAGTTTTTGGTTTATTCTGTCGGTATCAGCAAAGATGCAAGATATGGTGCTATGATGTATGATGAAGAGGGCAGTATTGCCATAATTGATTTGAATTCTTATAAAATAAATGCGTTTTTAAAAGGCGGGAATTGTATTGTCAATACGATTTTATTTTATCATCAAGAAGTCATTGCAAGCTGCGATGGAAGAAAAATATTTTTTTGGAATTTGAAAGGAATACAATGAATATTTCAAGCATTATTGTTAAAGTGGATTTGAATCATTGGGAGAAAGTTATTTCGGATTTGAGGCTTCTTGATGGCGTTGAGGTGCATATTTGTGATAAGGAAAGCACGATTATAATCTTAACCATTACTGCTGAAGATGTTGGGAAAGAAATCGCCCGTCTTAAAGATATTGAACAAATTCAAGGCGTATTGAGTGCAAATATGCATTACAGCTATTCTGAAGAAGAGTTTAAAATCCTTTCGGCACAAGAGGTTTCAAAAAACATTGAAAAATCAGAAGATGCCAAAGAAATTCGATATAAAGGAAGCGTAAGTTCTTGGTTGGGAGAGTAGAGAAAATTTGTAAGTGCAATAAAGCAGAATTTTTCCTAGTGGGGCAGAACGCAGATTGTGGCAATAGCAATAAAATATGATCTCTCACACATTGTGTGGGGTTATCAAAACAATTAATTATTGTACAAAATTTATTCATTTTCAGATTATTTTTTGATTGGCTAAGTCTTTGAAGAATTGATAAAAACTTTGGTTTGTTATCAAGGTTTGGGTATTATTTTTAAAGAAATCAGACTTGTTTATAAAGGGGTTTTTGAATCGATGAAATTTGTTTTATTGGCGTTGGGAGTTATATTTTTAAGCGGTTGTTCAATTTGGAACATCCTTGAGGGAAAAATTTCTCGCACTGATTGGGAAATACAAAAAATAGTTGTGGATGGGAAAGAATATCTTTCACCCCAAATGTTGAAAGCTCAAGCTATCCAAGATTTAGAAACGAAAGAGGAAAAAGTGACAGAGGAGGATAAAGATCAAAGTGCTTCAAATGAAGATTTATCCAAAGATAGAATTAGTGAAAATACGGCTTTGCCAAAATCATCAGAAGATCCAAAGAAGCAGACTCCTGATGAGGAATTTTTAAATATTAAAGAAGTTGCTACAATGGTTTTTGATCAGTCCCAACATCGAATTTATGGAATTGCAGGTTGTAATAATTACTTTGCTAGTTATACTTGGAAAGATAGCCAACATCTTGAGATTGCAAATTCGGGTATGACAAGAAAACTCTGTCATCCTGATGAATTGATGAGTTTTGAGCTCCGTTTGATGAGAAATTTTAATGGATTGTTCAATGTCAAAAGAGAGAAATCTTCGATGGTATTAGATAATGGTAAAATGCAGATATATCTTCAATGAATACGGTGCGTGAAATCATTTATTCGGATTTTCAAAACAAGGGGTCAAGATTTTTAGGATTTTTGATACCCCGCAAGCTTTTTGAAATCACTTTAAAAGATTTAAAAAACTCTCATTCTAAGGCGGTTCATTTTGTATATGCCTATCGATTTGTCCAAAGCAATCAAATTTGTGAGCGTTTTAGCGATGATGGCGAACCTAGAGGAAGTGCAGGGATGCCGGTTTTGAATGTTTTGAGGGGAGAGGATTTGGCAGATGTTGCAATGGTGGTTGTACGCTATTTTGGAGGCGTTCTTTTAGGGGTTGGAGGGCTTGTGAGGGCTTATGGAAAAAGTGCGCTTTTATGTGTAGAATCGGGCAAAAAAAAGGAAGCAATCATTCCTTTTGAATTTTGCAAAAGTATTTTTTTGGAATGTCCCTATCCTTTGCTTGGAAGAGTGGAATATTTAGCAAAAAAACTTTCTGTTACATTGGAAAAAGAAGAATTTTTGGAAAAAAGCATTCGGTTGAGGATTTTTGGGAGCCTGAAGAATGTGGATACTTTTTTGAGTGAATATGAGCAGGATTTGAAATTTAGGAGTTGAGATGGAATTTTTAAGCCAATATTATTTATGGATTAAGGCGCTTCACGTGATTGCCTTTGTTTCTTGGATGGCAATGCTTTTTTATTTACCGCGTCTTTTTGTCTATCATATTGAAAATTCTCAAACGCAAGACTATGTAAAGATTGTCAAGCTTCAAGAAAGAAGACTTTATTCTTTTATCGGTCAGCCTGCTATGATACTTACTGTGATAACAGGGGCACTGATGATAAGCATTCATCCCGAGCTTTTCTCAACTGGAGGTTGGCTGCATTTGAAATTATTGTTTGTAGTTATATTGCTGTTTTATCATTTTTTATGCGGGCATTATGTAAAGACTCTTGAATATGGGGTATGTAAAAAAAGTGGAAAATTTTTTAGGATTTTTAATGAGGTGCCGACATTATGTTTGATTGTAATTGTAATTTGTGCGGTTACTAAGTCATTTTAGGAGATGTGATGGCAAAATTGTGGGGTGGAAGATTTGGTGCAGAAAGTAGCAGTTTATTGGATCGTTTTAATGCGTCAATAGGGTTTGATCAGCAGCTTTGGAAATACGATATAGAGGGTTCTAAAATTCACGCTAAAATGCTTTTAAGCATTGGAATTTTGAATGATGAAGAGTATTGCAAGATTATTGAAGGGCTTGTGCACATTGGAACTCAAATTGAAAAAGGTGAATTTGAGTTTAGAATTTCAGATGAAGACATTCATATGGCAATTGAAGCAGCTCTTACTGATCTCATTGGAGAAGCAGGCAAAAAACTGCATACAGGGAGAAGCAGAAACGATCAGGTTGCTTTAGATTTTAGGATGTATGTTTTGGATCACAATCAAATCATTAGGCGTAAGATTTTAAATCTAATGGAAGCTTTACTCAAAATTGCACAACTCCATACTGAAACCATTATGCCCGGAATGACACATCTGCAACACGCCCAACCTATTAATTTTGGGTTTCATATGGTGGCTTGGTGTGTAAATT
The sequence above is a segment of the Helicobacter sp. 12S02232-10 genome. Coding sequences within it:
- the hemJ gene encoding protoporphyrinogen oxidase HemJ, whose translation is MEFLSQYYLWIKALHVIAFVSWMAMLFYLPRLFVYHIENSQTQDYVKIVKLQERRLYSFIGQPAMILTVITGALMISIHPELFSTGGWLHLKLLFVVILLFYHFLCGHYVKTLEYGVCKKSGKFFRIFNEVPTLCLIVIVICAVTKSF
- a CDS encoding nitrate reductase cytochrome c-type subunit, which translates into the protein MKFKILGLIVMVGLMAACSSESGGIEDESLGLRKIPVQDEKDVKLNDYQYSTSPAGESQKIERSYENAPPLIPHDTDGMLDISQDNNMCLSCHAPDVAKSVGATPVPKSHTYDLRNHKAIKDGIAESRYNCTQCHVPQANAKPLVKNSFKPDFTSEGAKSKSNLLDVINEGVK
- a CDS encoding YigZ family protein — translated: MREIIYSDFQNKGSRFLGFLIPRKLFEITLKDLKNSHSKAVHFVYAYRFVQSNQICERFSDDGEPRGSAGMPVLNVLRGEDLADVAMVVVRYFGGVLLGVGGLVRAYGKSALLCVESGKKKEAIIPFEFCKSIFLECPYPLLGRVEYLAKKLSVTLEKEEFLEKSIRLRIFGSLKNVDTFLSEYEQDLKFRS
- a CDS encoding 4Fe-4S binding protein, which gives rise to MPFKRFFKSKTKELPVFLPYQRASNDFCNECFGECTSVCKEEIIIKKVGIPPYLNFNTSGCVFCKKCAQVCYETYGEESVLDPSLEDKIQAYARIDVLSCLAYHQVICSSCRDRCKDAIKFSGMFYPEVLETCTGCGLCVSVCPKDSISILARE
- the napG gene encoding ferredoxin-type protein NapG, with the protein product MGFDESRRRSLLKMTQAAGMLAVGGLIWSAYIYEAKATSLLLLPPGAKQKDEFLKSCIKCGMCVEACPYYTLKLAKPLDNLPVGVPYFTPRDIPCYMCKDVPCVNVCPSGALDKELLTDNGRLDVNKSRMGVAIVDTKNCIAYAGIQCDACYRACPLIDKALYLEYKRNDRTGKHSFLLPMVDNDVCTGCGKCERACVTEIASITVLPRDVVLGKMGTNYIKGWDKQDESRLKDASTQINKTSKDKATDYLNSGGDL
- the napH gene encoding quinol dehydrogenase ferredoxin subunit NapH: MKYRFLILRRVVQVGILVLFFVGNFSWVSIAGKNYGVYQGDTSVFIEDSRNLAAGESKITNRAMHFFQGNLSSSKIFGVIPMSDPLAVAQLFLAGGALALDIYIGLIVVLVIYGLFLGRAYCAYVCPVNLVVDFAAYLRRKFGLNTLVKQIHIGRNAKYGILFLTLVLCFIFGIAVFEMISPISMLHRGIVFGMGAGFFGILAVFLFDFLLLKNGFCGHICPLGATFSLIGKYSIWRVKYNFEKCTQCMQCVQICPENQVLHNVGRKSAVIDGMACIKCGRCIEVCNDNALTYGIANLIKRRQNEV
- a CDS encoding META domain-containing protein is translated as MKFVLLALGVIFLSGCSIWNILEGKISRTDWEIQKIVVDGKEYLSPQMLKAQAIQDLETKEEKVTEEDKDQSASNEDLSKDRISENTALPKSSEDPKKQTPDEEFLNIKEVATMVFDQSQHRIYGIAGCNNYFASYTWKDSQHLEIANSGMTRKLCHPDELMSFELRLMRNFNGLFNVKREKSSMVLDNGKMQIYLQ
- the napA gene encoding nitrate reductase catalytic subunit NapA, coding for MTLIQKGLSRRDFIKAAAVASAASSVGIAIPTSLSAEADTAQKNWKWDKAVCRFCGTGCGIMVATKDKKIVAVKGDPEAPVNRGLNCIKGYFCAKIMYGEDRLTQPLLRVNAKGEFDKKGKFVPISWQRAFDEMEKQFKKTYGEMGPKGVALMASGQYTIPEGYASVKLMKAGFRSNMIDPNARHCMASAVIGFMQTFGIDEPAGCYDDIELTDTVITWGSNMAEMHPILWSRVTDRKLSNASKVKVVNLTTFTNRTSDLADIEIVFKPSTDLAIWNYIAREIVYNHPEAIDKHFVQEHCVFSTGFVNIGYGMRNDPNHKGFNPKEKEVVAKEVSKSLSENEAISLQYLGLKAGYEMKMDNASKADAHWEIGFEDFKKALEPYTLDFVAKLAKGNEDESLEDFKKKLQSLANLYIEKNRKVVSFWTMGFNQHQRGSWVNEQSYMVHMLLGKQSKPGNGAFSLTGQPSACGTAREVGTFSHRLPADMVVANPKHREIAEKIWNLPKGTINPKPGSPYLTMMRDLEDGKIKWLWVAVNNPWQNTANANHWIKAAREMDNFIIVSDCYPGISAKVADLILPTAMIYEKWGAYGNAERRTQHWKQQVLPQGNAMSDTWQIMEFSKRFKIKDVWDKDYADLGMKSVLAEAKAMGYSPEDSLFDILFANKNAKKFTTKEELLQNGTLNSEVFGDERNVLGSDGKPFKGYGFFIQKYLWEEYRKFGIGHGHDLAEFDVYYKVRGLRWPVVDGKETQWRFNAKYDPYARKFGDGKEFAFYGHKNASLAKGDLFKASEEKVSIHNKAKIFFRPYMDPCEMPDKEYPMWLATGRVLEHWHSGTMTMRVPELYRAVPEALCYMHPDDATKNNFKQDEVIWVESRRGKVKARIDTRGRNRPPKGLVYIPWFDENVYINKVCLDATCPLSKQTDFKKCAVKVYKA
- a CDS encoding WD40 repeat domain-containing protein — protein: MKGLFVLSVLCLFLFSKEFLPDFILESDSSISSLNLYKDNIYIPQNDGSVRVYDLVRKKFVHRFVLPEVIDFFGEKKKPKIYNSDTLDGQNILVLSEGGNGGRELRILSPSQNKVIFDEKDKLSISKALWVDENRILLGFMGNEIALYDLKSQTFVYKIHPSTASFSDLILSEDKKFAYSTAESGVIYVIDTLAGKIISKLEGVNKDNNYQLASAKNIVLSAGQDRKMGIYKLGKDTGIGVEGKFLVYSVGISKDARYGAMMYDEEGSIAIIDLNSYKINAFLKGGNCIVNTILFYHQEVIASCDGRKIFFWNLKGIQ
- a CDS encoding chaperone NapD: MNISSIIVKVDLNHWEKVISDLRLLDGVEVHICDKESTIIILTITAEDVGKEIARLKDIEQIQGVLSANMHYSYSEEEFKILSAQEVSKNIEKSEDAKEIRYKGSVSSWLGE